The proteins below are encoded in one region of Manis javanica isolate MJ-LG chromosome 8, MJ_LKY, whole genome shotgun sequence:
- the JKAMP gene encoding JNK1/MAPK8-associated membrane protein isoform X1, whose amino-acid sequence MEDRLQTGAVDIQPACLGLYCGKTLLFKNDSAEIYGECGVCPRGQRTNAQKYCQPCTESPELYDWLYLGFMAMLPLVLHWFFIEWYSGKKSSSALFQHITALFECSVAAVITLLVSDPVGVLYIRSCRVLMLSDWYTMLYNPSPDYITTVHCTHEAVYPLYTIVFIYYAFCLVLMMLLRPLLVKKIACGLGKSDRFKSIYAALYFFPILTVLQAVGGGLLYYAFPYIILVLSLVTLAVYMSASEIENCYDLLARKKRLIVLFSHWLLHAYGIISISRVDKLEQDLPLLALVPTPALFYLFTAKFTEPSRILSEGANGH is encoded by the exons ATGGAAGACAGGTTGCAGACGGGAG ctgtcgATATTCAACCAGCATGCCTTGGACTTTATTGTGGGAAGACTCTACTATTTAAAAATGACTCAGCTGAAATCTATGGAGAATGTGGG GTGTGTCCTAGAGGACAGAGAACAAATGCACAGAAATACTGTCAACCTTGCACAGAGTCTCCAGAACTTTATGATTGGCTCTATCTTGGATTCATGGCTATGCTTCCTCTTGTTTTACATTGGTTCTTCATTGAGTGGTACTCAGGGAAAAAGAG TTCCAGTGCCCTGTTCCAGCACATCACTGCATTGTTTGAGTGCAGTGTGGCAGCTGTTATCACCTTACTTGTGAGTGACCCGGTTGGCGTTCTTTATATCCGTTCATGTCGAGTATTGATGCTTTCTGATTGGTACACAATGCTTTACAACCCAAGTCCAGATTACATTACCACAGTGCATTGTACGCATGAAGCTGTCTACCCACT atacacCATCGTATTTATTTATTACGCGTTCTGCTTGGTGTTGATGATGCTGCTTCGCCCTCTTCTGGTGAAGAAGATCGCCTGTGGATTAGGGAAGTCTGATCGATTTAAAAGCATTTATGCTGCACTTTACTTCTTCCCAATTTTAACTGTACTTCAGgcagtgggtggaggccttttaT attatGCCTTCCCATATATTATATTAGTATTATCTTTAGTTACTCTGGCTGTGTACATGTCAGCTTCTGAAATAGAG AACTGCTACGATCTTCTGGCCAGAAAGAAAAGACTTATTGTTCTTTTCAGCCACTGGTTACTTCATGCCTATGGAATAATCTCCATTTCCAGAGTAGATAAACTTGAGCAAGATTTACCCCTTTTGGCTTTGGTACCCACACCAGCCCTTTTTTACTTGTTCACTGCAAAATTTACTGAACCTTCACGGATACTTTCAGAAGGAGCCAATGGACACTGA
- the JKAMP gene encoding JNK1/MAPK8-associated membrane protein isoform X2, which produces MAVDIQPACLGLYCGKTLLFKNDSAEIYGECGVCPRGQRTNAQKYCQPCTESPELYDWLYLGFMAMLPLVLHWFFIEWYSGKKSSSALFQHITALFECSVAAVITLLVSDPVGVLYIRSCRVLMLSDWYTMLYNPSPDYITTVHCTHEAVYPLYTIVFIYYAFCLVLMMLLRPLLVKKIACGLGKSDRFKSIYAALYFFPILTVLQAVGGGLLYYAFPYIILVLSLVTLAVYMSASEIENCYDLLARKKRLIVLFSHWLLHAYGIISISRVDKLEQDLPLLALVPTPALFYLFTAKFTEPSRILSEGANGH; this is translated from the exons ctgtcgATATTCAACCAGCATGCCTTGGACTTTATTGTGGGAAGACTCTACTATTTAAAAATGACTCAGCTGAAATCTATGGAGAATGTGGG GTGTGTCCTAGAGGACAGAGAACAAATGCACAGAAATACTGTCAACCTTGCACAGAGTCTCCAGAACTTTATGATTGGCTCTATCTTGGATTCATGGCTATGCTTCCTCTTGTTTTACATTGGTTCTTCATTGAGTGGTACTCAGGGAAAAAGAG TTCCAGTGCCCTGTTCCAGCACATCACTGCATTGTTTGAGTGCAGTGTGGCAGCTGTTATCACCTTACTTGTGAGTGACCCGGTTGGCGTTCTTTATATCCGTTCATGTCGAGTATTGATGCTTTCTGATTGGTACACAATGCTTTACAACCCAAGTCCAGATTACATTACCACAGTGCATTGTACGCATGAAGCTGTCTACCCACT atacacCATCGTATTTATTTATTACGCGTTCTGCTTGGTGTTGATGATGCTGCTTCGCCCTCTTCTGGTGAAGAAGATCGCCTGTGGATTAGGGAAGTCTGATCGATTTAAAAGCATTTATGCTGCACTTTACTTCTTCCCAATTTTAACTGTACTTCAGgcagtgggtggaggccttttaT attatGCCTTCCCATATATTATATTAGTATTATCTTTAGTTACTCTGGCTGTGTACATGTCAGCTTCTGAAATAGAG AACTGCTACGATCTTCTGGCCAGAAAGAAAAGACTTATTGTTCTTTTCAGCCACTGGTTACTTCATGCCTATGGAATAATCTCCATTTCCAGAGTAGATAAACTTGAGCAAGATTTACCCCTTTTGGCTTTGGTACCCACACCAGCCCTTTTTTACTTGTTCACTGCAAAATTTACTGAACCTTCACGGATACTTTCAGAAGGAGCCAATGGACACTGA
- the JKAMP gene encoding JNK1/MAPK8-associated membrane protein isoform X3, whose product MEDRLQTGAVDIQPACLGLYCGKTLLFKNDSAEIYGECGVCPRGQRTNAQKYCQPCTESPELYDWLYLGFMAMLPLVLHWFFIEWYSGKKSSSALFQHITALFECSVAAVITLLVSDPVGVLYIRSCRVLMLSDWYTMLYNPSPDYITTVHCTHEAVYPLYTIVFIYYAFCLVLMMLLRPLLVKKIACGLGKSDRFKSIYAALYFFPILTVLQAVGGGLL is encoded by the exons ATGGAAGACAGGTTGCAGACGGGAG ctgtcgATATTCAACCAGCATGCCTTGGACTTTATTGTGGGAAGACTCTACTATTTAAAAATGACTCAGCTGAAATCTATGGAGAATGTGGG GTGTGTCCTAGAGGACAGAGAACAAATGCACAGAAATACTGTCAACCTTGCACAGAGTCTCCAGAACTTTATGATTGGCTCTATCTTGGATTCATGGCTATGCTTCCTCTTGTTTTACATTGGTTCTTCATTGAGTGGTACTCAGGGAAAAAGAG TTCCAGTGCCCTGTTCCAGCACATCACTGCATTGTTTGAGTGCAGTGTGGCAGCTGTTATCACCTTACTTGTGAGTGACCCGGTTGGCGTTCTTTATATCCGTTCATGTCGAGTATTGATGCTTTCTGATTGGTACACAATGCTTTACAACCCAAGTCCAGATTACATTACCACAGTGCATTGTACGCATGAAGCTGTCTACCCACT atacacCATCGTATTTATTTATTACGCGTTCTGCTTGGTGTTGATGATGCTGCTTCGCCCTCTTCTGGTGAAGAAGATCGCCTGTGGATTAGGGAAGTCTGATCGATTTAAAAGCATTTATGCTGCACTTTACTTCTTCCCAATTTTAACTGTACTTCAGgcagtgggtggaggccttttaT AA